CAGAGCGCGCGCGGTGCGGAATGCACGTACAGAACTCCACGTGTCGTCACCGGGACCTCCAGTGGTGGACGAGGTCGGGAATAAACTCCAGAAAACGGACAGTATGTGACGTGATGTAATGTAACGGAAATTATTTGACATTGCGCTACGGGACCTGCGGCCGAAACGCCACGGGAAAAAGCTACCGTGCGCCAGGGGTCATGGTGTGACGTACGGTCGCTCCAAGGCCCGTAAACACAGAGCTTTCACTCAGCAGGACCCCCCGAACGATGCGGGGGCGACAAGGAGGAACCCTTCCCATGCGCACCACCGCTCCGCGCCGCCGCGCGCGCCGGATCCTCGCGGGCGCGGGTGCGGCGGTCGTGCTGCTGGTCGGCACGGCAACGGGGTGCGGCTCGGGCGGGTCGGGCGGCGAGGGCGAGCGCGGGGCGCAGGCCGCTCCGCGCTGGAACACGGCGCCGGCCTCGGTCGCGGCCGTGGGCGACTCCATCACACGTGGTTTCGACGCCTGTTCGGTCCTGGCCGACTGCCCGGAGGTCTCCTGGGCCACCGGGAACGACCCCGCGGTCCGCTCCCTCGCCGCCCGGCTGCTCGGGGACGCCGAGGTGCCCGCACGCAGTTGGAACTACGCGGTGACCGGCGCACGGATGGCGGACCTGCCGGGACAGCTGGCGGGGGCCGCCGCGCACAAGCCCGACCTGGTCACGGTCATGGTGGGCTCGAACGACGCCTGCCGGCCCACGGCTTCGTCGATGACGCCGGTGGCGGAGTTCCGGGACGGATTCGAGAAGGCCCTCGCCGGGCTCCGGGCCGCGTCCCCCTCCTCCCAGGTGTACGTCTCCAGCGTGCCGGACCTCCAACGGCTGTGGGAGCAGGGCAAGGACCTCCCGATGGTGCGGCAGATCTGGAAGCTGGGCATCTGTCAGTCGATGCTCGCCGACCCGCTGTCGGCGGCGACGGGGGCGACGGCCCGGCGCGAGCAGGTGCGGGCGCGCGTGGTCGAGTACAACGAGGTGCTGCGCGAGGTCTGCGCGAAGGACGCGCTGTGCCGCTACGACGGCGGGGCGGTGTTCCAGTACCCCTTCGCGGCGGATCAGTTGAGCCGCTGGGACTGGTTCCATCCGGGCAAGGACGGACAGGCACGGCTGGCGGAACTGGCGCACCGCCAGGTGACGGCCGCCGAACCGCCACGTTGACGCCGCTGTGCACGGAGGGCCCGGGGGCTGGGGGCACCTCCCAGCGGTAGCCGGGGGAGTCAGGGCTCGCCCCCGGACCGGCTTTCAGGGGTGTTTCAGGGGTGATTTCCGGCCATTTCCGACGGTTACGGTGTGTTACGCGATGTCGAGCGTGGCCGTCAGCCGCGTGTCACCGTGCGAGTGGCTCGCGCGGACCTCGTAGGCGCCGCCGATCCGCTGCCAGCCGGAGGTCTCCTGATCCCAGATCTCGAAAGCCCGGGCGGGCAGGGCGATCACGGCCTCGACGGTCTCACCGGGTCCCGCCGAGACGCCCGCGAAGGCCGCCAGCCAGCTCGCCGGGCGCTCCACGGGGTCGCAGACGGGGGCGAGGTAGACCTGGACGACCTCGCGGCCGGGCCGGGTACCGGTGTTGGTGAGGCGGACCCGGACCGTGTCGGCGGTGGCCTCCAGGGACTCGTACGCCCAGTCGGTGTAGCCGAGGCCGTGCCCGAAGGGGAAGGCGGGGGCCACGCCGTGCTTCTCGTAGGCCCGGTAGCCGATGAAGAGCCCCTCCCGGTACTCCAGGCGCCCCTCGGTGGGGACGACTTCGGTGACGGGCGCGTCCGCGAACCGCGCGGGCCACGTGGTGGGCAGCCGCCCGCCGGGCTCCGCGTCGCCGAGGAGTACGTCGGCCAGCGCGGCCCCACCCTCCTGCCCGGGGAACCAGGTCAGCAGCACGGCGGCGACGTCCTCGCGCCACGGGAGCTCCACCGGGGAGCCCGCGTTGACGACGACCACGGTGTTCGGGTTGACGGCGGCGACGGCGCGCACCAGGTCGTCCTGGCGGCCCGGGAGGGTGAGGTCCTGCCGGTCGAAGCCCTCGGACTCCACGCGCTCGGTGGTGGCGACGACCACGACGGCGGTGTCGGCGACGCGGGCGGCCGCCACGGCCTCGGCGATCAGCTCGTCGGCGTCGCTCCGCGGGCCGAGGTGGAGCAGCGAGAACATGATCGCCTTGAGCGGTAGCGCTGACACGTCGGGGACCTGGTAGGTCAGCGACACCTCGACGGGCTCGCCCTCGGTGACGGTGACGCGGGCGCGCTCGCTGGGGGCCCCGAAGAAGGCCTCGAAGGGGTCGGCCTCGTTGCCCATCTCCTGGACGCCCTCCCAGAGGGTCCGCCCGTCGACCGCGAGGCTGAAGGCGCCCAGTCCGCGGGTGCCGAAGGCGTGCTCGCCGCTCTCACGCGGGAGGAACGTACCGCAGACCTCGATGCTCGCCATGGTCTCGTACGTGGCGCCGGCGGGCAGGTCGTCCCCGATCCACTGGACCTGGCCGGTCGGCAGACTGCCCTCGCCGATGACGGCGCCGGAGGCGTCGCGGCAGACGGCGCGGAGCTCGAAGCCCTTGTCGGCGGGGACCGGTTCGTCGGAGGGGTCGGCGCCGACGGTGAAGGTCAGGGCCCCGTCCGGGAGGGCGGCGGTGAGGCCGTCGAGCGGGGAGACGATCCGCTCGGGGAAGACGGTGGCGCTGCCGCCGCCGAGGACGCGGGCGTCACGGGCCGCGGCGCCGGAGAGGGCGACGGTGCGGCCGGCGGAGGCGTCGAGCGGCAGGGCGGCGCTCCTGCCGGGCACGGCCTCGTTGCGCACGAGGACGAAGCCGCGGGCGGCGAGCTCGCGGGCCAGCGCCTGGCCGTCGACCGGGGCCGGGGCGGCCTCGACGACGGCGGGCGCGCCCTCCAGGGCGCCGACGCGGGCGGCGAGGCGCAGGACGTTGCGCACGGCGTCGTCGACGACGGACTCGGGGACCTCCCCGGCGCGGACGGCCCCGGCGAGGGCGGGCCCGTAGACGGTGGTGGGGCCGGGCATGGCCACGTCCAGGCCGCCTTCGATGTCGCCGGTGGTGGAGCGGGCGGCCATCCAGTCGGAGACGTTGTACCCGTCGAAGCCCCATTCGCCGCGCAGGACCTCGTTCACCAGGTACCGGTGCTCGGTCATCGTCGTGCCGTTGACCTGGTTGTAGGCGGTCATGATGCCCCACGGGTGGGCGTTCGCGACGATGGCCTCGAAGGGTGCCAGGTACAGCTCGCGCAGCGGGCGCGGGGCGATGACGGAGTCGACGGTGAACCGGTCGGTCTCGGCTTCGTTGCCGGCGAAGTGCTTGACGGTGGCGCCGACCCCGCCGTCCTGGACGCCGTTCACGTAGCCGCTGCCGATGACCCCGGTGAGGTACGGGTCCTCGGAGTAGCACTCGAAGTGGCGGCCGCCGAGCGGGGAGCGGTGCAGGTTGACGGTGGGTGCGAGCAGGACGTGGACGCCCTTGCGGCGGGCCTCCTGGGCGAGGAGCCGGCCGGCGCGGCGGGCGAGCTCGGGGTCCCAGGCGGCGGCGAGCGCGGTCGGGGAGGGCAGGGCGATGGACGGGTCGTCGGCGGTCCAGCGCACGCCGCGGACCCCGATGGGGCCGTCGGACATGACCAGGGACTGCAGCCCGATCTCGGGGATCGCGGGCAGCGACCACATGTCCTGCCCGGCCAGCAGTCGGGCCTTGGTGTCGAGATCGAGCCTCCCGAGCGCCACTTCGACGACGCTGGTGCGGACCTGATCGGCATCGGTCACGGCCGTGCCTCCTCGTTGAGTGCGGTGGTGCGGTGCGGTGCCCCCATCGTGGACCTGTTACCTGTTGAACGGTAGGGTTCGTAATTCTTTCGTGACATCAGGGTGACGTACGGTCCTGCTGGCAGGTGTCGTACGGGAAGGGGTGCCGGGGCGATGGTCAGGGCGAGGAGCGAGGAGCGCCGCGGGGAGATCGTCCGCGCGGCCGTGGAGGTGATCGCGGAGCGCGGCTACCGGGGCGCGTCCCTGGGCACGGTCGCCGAACGCGTGGGCCTGACCCAGCAGGGGCTGCTGCACTACTTCCCGACCAAGGAGGCGCTGCTGGTCGCGGTGCTGGAGGAGCGCGACCGCTGGGACACCGGCGGCGGCTCGCGCGCCGCGGCCGACACCTGGCGCCTCGACCTGCTGGCCTCGCTGGTGGAGTACAACGCGATGCGCCCGGGCATCGTGCAGACCTTCTCGGCACTGCTGGGCGAGAGCGTCACGGACGGGCACCCGGCGCGGGAGTTCTTCACCGAGCGCTACGCCCAGGTCCGCGCGGAGATGGCGGCGGTGCTCCGCGCCGAGTTCGGCGACCGCCTCCCCTCGGGCCTCACCCCGGAACAGGCGGCCCCCCTGCTGACGGCCGTCATGGACGGACTCCAGTACCAGTGGCTGCTCGCCCCCGAGTCGGTGGACATGCCCGCCGCCTTCCGCTCCTTCCTGACCCTCCTGCGGGGCACCGCGGACTCCTAGGGGCGGCCGGGCCAGGGCGGGCCGAGCAGCGGGTCGTGGACCGGGCAGGACGGCCGGCGGCGGGGCACCCGGTAGTACGCCCGGTCGCGGAACCGGCCCGTCCAGGGCTCCGCGGTGGACGGACGCCTGACGAGGAGGTGCCGGCTGCTGCCCGCCCCCAGGTGCCTGCGGTACTCGCCCAGCAGCGGGTCCACCGCCCCGAGGAACCCCCGTATCTGATCCTCCACCAGGCAGAACGGGCAGTCCGGGCCGGGCGGCAGGTGGAACTGCCGGCCCTCCGGCCGGGCGTCGCTGCCGAAGGCGGTGAGGACCAGAGCGCCCGTGTAGGTCACGCACACGCCCATCACCTGGGGCCCCTCGGAACGCGCGACGTGCCCCACGAGGTCCCGGAAGCGGGCGGTGTCCACGCGTTCGATGCGTTCGAGCGCGGTCCGGGCCGCGGCGACGGCGTTGACCACCGCGGCCACCAGGGAGACCGCGACGACGGCCGGCACCGCCCACGGCGGCCCGTCGTCCCACAGCAGCCACAGCATTCCCACGTTCAGCACGAGCATGAAGGCCACGGCCACCCGCAGCCCCGCGCCGGAAGTCCGCACGACCCGGTACGCGAGGACCAGGAAGGCGCCGGTGAGGACCGGCTGGACCCAGTCGGGGGCCGTCACCAGGCCGAACCGTCACGTCGCATCGGATACCCCCCGCCCGCCGCAACCGCCGAGCGCGCTCCGTGAGCACGCCGTTACAGCATCCCTGCGCCCCGCCGGTACGTCGACCCCCCGGAAGGACCCGGGCACCACCCGGCTGGCATCCTCGGCCCAATGAAGATCGCCGCAGCCCAGATGACCTGCGTCCCCGCCGATGTCCCCGCCAACGTCGCGCGGGCCGCCGCTCTCGCCGCCGCGGCCCGCGAACAGGGCGCCGAACTCGTGGTGTTCCCCGAGTTCACGCTCACCGGTTACGAACTGGACGCGCTGGCCTCCGACCCCGGCCTGTGGACGGCCTCCGACGACCCGCGCCTGGACCCGCTGCGCTCCGCCGGCATCGCCACCGCCGTCAACGTCGCCCTGCCCACCGCCGGCCCGCGCCCCGCCATCGCGACGCTGGTGCACGACGCGGACGGCGCGCACCTGACGACGTACGCGAAGCAGCACCTCTTCCGCCGCGAGCAGGACGTCTTCGCGCCCGGCACGGACGACGGGCGCTTCGAACTCGGCGGGATCCGCTTCTCCTTGGGCGTCTGCTACGACAACCACTTCCCCGAACTGCCCGGCCGGGGCGCGGCCGACGGCTGCCGGGTGCACCTGGCGAGCTCCCTGTACGGGACGGGCGACGGGATCGGCGAGCGCGCCACCGTGTACCCGGGGATCGCGAAGGACCACGGCCTGTACGTCGTCCTCGCCAACCACGTCGGCCCGGCGGGCCCGTGGACCGGCTGCGGCCGCGCGGCCGTGTGGGCGCCGGGCGGCTCCCTGCTCGCCGAGGCGGACGACCGTACGCCGTCGGTGGTGACCGCCGAGGTCGGCCGCGCCGTCTGACGGGGTGCGTCAGGCGGGCTCGGGCACCCGCGTCGCCTCGCGGTCCGAACGCGGGGCGTCGAGGTCCGGGAGCTGCGGCGCGGCGGCCTTGCGGTCCGAGACCAGGGCGGGCACGACGACGGCGAGGGCCGCCACCGCGTACACGCCGGTCCACAAGACCCAGCCGCCGGGCGGCGCCCAGTGCGCCGAGGTCGGCACCCACGAAGCCTTGTTGCCGACGGCGAACCGGCGCAGCGTCCAGTAGAACGCCGCCACGTTGGCCAGCGCCAGACCGCCGACGCACAGGCCGACCAGCCGCCGCCAGGGGAAACCGCGCCCGGGGACGCGCGTGGCGCAGATCAGCACGGCCATCAGCGGCAGGCCGACGGCGAAGGGCAGCAGGTAGCGGCCCTGCCACACCATGCCGATCCGCTCCGCCTCCGAGGCCTGCGCGGCCACCGGCACCATCACGATGGCCACCAGCATGCCGAGCACCGCCACCACGTCGCGCTTGTGGCCGTAGACCAGCGCCAGCACGACGAGCGTCGCGAGCACCGCCGTCCACACCAGGTACAGCAGGGCCGGGCCCGGGGTGTCCAGCCAGCCGAAGAACCCGACCATCTGCTTGATGTACAAGTCGGTGCTGCCGAGCGTGCGCTTCGCGGCCACGGCCGCGGTGAGCGAGTCGGGGATGTCTATCTTCGAACGGTCCGGGTGCCTCGCCGCCCAGTACAGCGCACCGGCCGACGCCAGGCCCAGCAGGGCCGTCCAGAGCCACAGGGCCTTGCGGCGCAGCACGGATCCCAGCACTCCGCGCCGCTGCGTCAGCAGCAGGCAGAAGACCACCGCTCCGCCGAACCAGATCAGTCCGAGGGGCCGGATGTTGATCAGGACCAGGCCGCCGGTGCCCAGCCTGGCCAGCCGCCGGTTCAGCAGCACCGGGTCGGGCGACAGGACGACCGACAGCAGGGCCGTCCACACCAGGATCCCGGCGGCGATCTCGCCGCCGCTGGGGTTGAGCATGCCGGACATGTAGAGCGTCATCGGCGTGGCAGCGGCGAGCACGCCGAGCACGGCCAGCGAGCGGCGCCGCCATTCGGCGGCCGTGACCACCGCGCTCGCCAGCAGGGCCGAGCAGAGCAGCGCCGACATGAAGCGCATCAGGTACAGCCCCTTGGGGCCGTCGGCGAGCAGGCTCGGCCAGCCGGTCGCAAGGTAGTACGCCGGGTGGTAGCGGCCGGCCGCCGTGGGGACCTGGACGATCTTCTCGGAGCCGCCGAGCGAGGGAGCGCAGGACGCGGGCTGGGACTGGCGCCACGCGTAGCACTCGTGCACCGTGGCCAGGTTCCCGTACCACTCCGGGAGCTGCATCCCGGCCTCGGCGAACTGCCCGTCGATTCCCGCCACCCGGTGCGGGACCATCACCAGGGGTCCGCTGATCTGGCCCCGGGCGGCGGCCGCGGCACGGACGAAGTGCGCGTGTTCGTCGGGAGAGCCGCCGATGGGGCTGGCGGCGGACCAGGAGCCCGCGAGCGCGAAGAACAGCGCGAACGAGATCAGCCAGAGCCGCCTGGGTGTCCTGGCGGACCAGTCGGCCAGCCGCGTCAGTGCGGAGATCATCGGTTCCCCCGGGTCATCGGATGAAGCTCAGCCAGCTCTGGTCGCCGTCCTTGGAGCAGGTGCCTCCAGGCGCGTACTTCGGGCAGCCGCCGTCCTGCTCCGTGATGGTGTGCGACACCCACGGCAGGATCCGGTAGGTGTTCTCCTTGGCCGGCATGTAGCGGTCGGCCATCGAGGAGGAGACGGTGCCGAGGAGCAGCAGGAGGGCGCACAGGGCTCCGATCACCGCGCCCTCGCGGCCGGGGAAGCCGGTGCCGGCCGTACCGCTCACGGTCTCGGAGCCGGCCGCGGACTCCGCCCGGCGCGCGCCCATCCGCTGCGAGGCCAGGTGGACGACCAGAGCGCACAGCAGCAGCCCGCAGTAGAGGAGCTGGTTGTTCGTGCGGGTGTAGAGCTGGACGGTCTGCGTCTCGTACATGTGCGAGGCGATGTACATGCGCATCACCCACGCGCTGATGAACATCGCGGCGACGGTGACCACCATCGGCCTGCGGATGCCCAGCCAGATCGCGGCGCCGAGGCAGACGAAGGTGACCAGGGCGAACAGGCCGACCCCGCCGTATTCGCCGGGCGGCGGCCACTCGCCGACCTTGCCGGGCATGTCCGTGCGCCACATGAGGTAGTACGCCGGGTCGGTGAAGTTGTCGAACCGGAAGTTGTAGTCCTTGGTGGTCTGGCCCTCGGTCAGCATGACCGCGAGGTAGCGGCCGGCGACCACGAGGAAGGCCGCCAGGGAGGCGCCGAGGAAGGCCGCTCCCTTGAGCCGGCCGAGCCGGCCGGTCCGCCACGGGAAGTACAGCAGCGCGGCGAACAGGACACCGGCCGCGCTCCACAGGAACCAGCCCGAGTAGGTGAGGAACAGCACGCCGAGCAGCGCGCCGAATCCGGCGCCCTTGAGCAGGAGCGGCCGCCAGGCCTGTGTGCCGCTGCGGCTCAGCGACACCACCATCGCCACCAGGACGGGCACGAGCACGACGAGCACGGTCTGGCTGTACGGCTTGTACGCGTCGATCAGCGCGAAGGCCGGGGCCACGCCGAAGGCGAGGGCCCGGACCGGGCCGAGGAGCATGCGCCAGCAGAGGTAGACCAGCGGCCCGAAGGCGGCGGCGCCGAGGATCTGGAGGTCCTTGAACGCGTACGCGGTGTTGCCGCCGCGGAACCACTCGGCGTAGTAGCCGAGGGTGTAGAGGGGAGCCGGCGGGTAGACCGGCGAGCCCGAGGGGCGGCCGTTGGCCACCGCGTGGGCCCACTCGACGATGCGGCCGCTGTCGCCGTTGAGGCCGAACATCGGCCAGGGCGTCCCG
Above is a genomic segment from Streptomyces sp. NBC_01233 containing:
- a CDS encoding SGNH/GDSL hydrolase family protein, which produces MRTTAPRRRARRILAGAGAAVVLLVGTATGCGSGGSGGEGERGAQAAPRWNTAPASVAAVGDSITRGFDACSVLADCPEVSWATGNDPAVRSLAARLLGDAEVPARSWNYAVTGARMADLPGQLAGAAAHKPDLVTVMVGSNDACRPTASSMTPVAEFRDGFEKALAGLRAASPSSQVYVSSVPDLQRLWEQGKDLPMVRQIWKLGICQSMLADPLSAATGATARREQVRARVVEYNEVLREVCAKDALCRYDGGAVFQYPFAADQLSRWDWFHPGKDGQARLAELAHRQVTAAEPPR
- a CDS encoding beta-glucosidase family protein; translation: MTDADQVRTSVVEVALGRLDLDTKARLLAGQDMWSLPAIPEIGLQSLVMSDGPIGVRGVRWTADDPSIALPSPTALAAAWDPELARRAGRLLAQEARRKGVHVLLAPTVNLHRSPLGGRHFECYSEDPYLTGVIGSGYVNGVQDGGVGATVKHFAGNEAETDRFTVDSVIAPRPLRELYLAPFEAIVANAHPWGIMTAYNQVNGTTMTEHRYLVNEVLRGEWGFDGYNVSDWMAARSTTGDIEGGLDVAMPGPTTVYGPALAGAVRAGEVPESVVDDAVRNVLRLAARVGALEGAPAVVEAAPAPVDGQALARELAARGFVLVRNEAVPGRSAALPLDASAGRTVALSGAAARDARVLGGGSATVFPERIVSPLDGLTAALPDGALTFTVGADPSDEPVPADKGFELRAVCRDASGAVIGEGSLPTGQVQWIGDDLPAGATYETMASIEVCGTFLPRESGEHAFGTRGLGAFSLAVDGRTLWEGVQEMGNEADPFEAFFGAPSERARVTVTEGEPVEVSLTYQVPDVSALPLKAIMFSLLHLGPRSDADELIAEAVAAARVADTAVVVVATTERVESEGFDRQDLTLPGRQDDLVRAVAAVNPNTVVVVNAGSPVELPWREDVAAVLLTWFPGQEGGAALADVLLGDAEPGGRLPTTWPARFADAPVTEVVPTEGRLEYREGLFIGYRAYEKHGVAPAFPFGHGLGYTDWAYESLEATADTVRVRLTNTGTRPGREVVQVYLAPVCDPVERPASWLAAFAGVSAGPGETVEAVIALPARAFEIWDQETSGWQRIGGAYEVRASHSHGDTRLTATLDIA
- a CDS encoding TetR/AcrR family transcriptional regulator; the encoded protein is MVRARSEERRGEIVRAAVEVIAERGYRGASLGTVAERVGLTQQGLLHYFPTKEALLVAVLEERDRWDTGGGSRAAADTWRLDLLASLVEYNAMRPGIVQTFSALLGESVTDGHPAREFFTERYAQVRAEMAAVLRAEFGDRLPSGLTPEQAAPLLTAVMDGLQYQWLLAPESVDMPAAFRSFLTLLRGTADS
- a CDS encoding carbon-nitrogen hydrolase family protein, translated to MKIAAAQMTCVPADVPANVARAAALAAAAREQGAELVVFPEFTLTGYELDALASDPGLWTASDDPRLDPLRSAGIATAVNVALPTAGPRPAIATLVHDADGAHLTTYAKQHLFRREQDVFAPGTDDGRFELGGIRFSLGVCYDNHFPELPGRGAADGCRVHLASSLYGTGDGIGERATVYPGIAKDHGLYVVLANHVGPAGPWTGCGRAAVWAPGGSLLAEADDRTPSVVTAEVGRAV
- a CDS encoding DUF2142 domain-containing protein, translating into MISALTRLADWSARTPRRLWLISFALFFALAGSWSAASPIGGSPDEHAHFVRAAAAARGQISGPLVMVPHRVAGIDGQFAEAGMQLPEWYGNLATVHECYAWRQSQPASCAPSLGGSEKIVQVPTAAGRYHPAYYLATGWPSLLADGPKGLYLMRFMSALLCSALLASAVVTAAEWRRRSLAVLGVLAAATPMTLYMSGMLNPSGGEIAAGILVWTALLSVVLSPDPVLLNRRLARLGTGGLVLINIRPLGLIWFGGAVVFCLLLTQRRGVLGSVLRRKALWLWTALLGLASAGALYWAARHPDRSKIDIPDSLTAAVAAKRTLGSTDLYIKQMVGFFGWLDTPGPALLYLVWTAVLATLVVLALVYGHKRDVVAVLGMLVAIVMVPVAAQASEAERIGMVWQGRYLLPFAVGLPLMAVLICATRVPGRGFPWRRLVGLCVGGLALANVAAFYWTLRRFAVGNKASWVPTSAHWAPPGGWVLWTGVYAVAALAVVVPALVSDRKAAAPQLPDLDAPRSDREATRVPEPA